One Nostocoides sp. HKS02 genomic window carries:
- a CDS encoding ABC transporter substrate-binding protein, with the protein MRAAVAVAGVLTTLVAAACSSSPGTTQSSGPRGELTVLSLGPVTTWDPQRLSTPQDIAFAGRTFLRTLTAFPPGRDATAQRHVVGDLATDAGSPDSTLKVWRFTLRKGISWQDGSPITCEDVRYGIARSFAQPFASEGLTYPLAYLDLPRKADGSTTFTGPSDASGQAAFDKAVSCSGSTITFRLAAPMADFSEALAMPVFAPMKKSADKGKAGTYAVFSSGPYLLKEPWDSSAGGTFVRNAKWDKASDPIRKALPDSIHYVQGTESQTAVQAVINNQSENTAAVTLDSAPPAMQQHVLSDPGLRARSVNPSSQFVDYLAPNVERGVMKNPDVRTALALATNRDSYVAALGGASAASAAYSLIGPTLPGHRSDDPLGAGSAGDAAAARTALQKSGLTLPVTVRVAYRSTPTADKAMAALSNGWQDAGFSVKLQPIAKNYFETISAPAQLAKTDVFWANWAPAWPSASTVIPPLFDSRLNLTGSGTGRDFGGFTDAKVNATITHIQSLPSLDDQAPAWADLDASLARRAVFVALAQHKSLYVAGSAVTRFGANEALGGFVDLAAIGVG; encoded by the coding sequence GTGCGCGCTGCCGTCGCGGTGGCCGGCGTCCTCACGACGCTGGTCGCCGCCGCGTGCAGCAGCTCTCCTGGCACTACCCAGTCCTCGGGGCCCCGAGGCGAGCTGACGGTGCTGTCCCTCGGGCCCGTCACGACCTGGGACCCGCAACGGCTGTCCACCCCGCAGGACATCGCGTTCGCGGGCCGGACCTTCCTGCGCACCCTCACGGCTTTTCCGCCAGGTCGTGACGCGACCGCCCAGCGGCACGTCGTCGGCGATCTCGCGACCGACGCCGGCAGTCCCGACTCGACCTTGAAGGTCTGGCGCTTCACGCTCCGCAAGGGGATCTCGTGGCAGGACGGCTCGCCCATCACCTGCGAGGACGTCCGCTACGGCATCGCGAGATCGTTCGCCCAACCCTTCGCCAGCGAAGGGCTCACCTACCCGTTGGCCTACCTTGACCTCCCGCGCAAGGCCGACGGCTCGACGACGTTCACCGGGCCGTCCGACGCTTCGGGCCAGGCGGCGTTCGACAAGGCCGTGTCGTGCAGCGGCTCCACCATCACCTTCCGGCTCGCCGCGCCGATGGCGGACTTCAGCGAGGCGCTCGCCATGCCCGTGTTCGCCCCAATGAAGAAGTCCGCGGACAAGGGCAAGGCCGGCACGTATGCCGTGTTCAGCAGCGGCCCCTACCTCCTCAAGGAGCCCTGGGACTCCAGCGCCGGTGGCACCTTCGTGCGAAACGCCAAGTGGGACAAGGCATCTGACCCGATTCGCAAGGCGTTGCCCGACTCCATCCACTATGTCCAGGGCACCGAGTCGCAGACCGCCGTGCAAGCGGTCATCAACAACCAGAGCGAGAACACCGCCGCGGTGACGCTCGACTCGGCGCCACCGGCGATGCAACAGCACGTCCTCTCCGACCCGGGCCTCAGGGCGCGGTCGGTCAATCCCTCCTCGCAGTTCGTCGACTACCTCGCGCCCAACGTCGAGCGTGGCGTCATGAAGAACCCCGACGTCCGGACCGCCCTCGCGCTCGCGACGAACCGCGACAGCTATGTCGCGGCCCTCGGCGGCGCCAGCGCCGCCTCGGCGGCATACTCCTTGATCGGTCCCACCCTGCCGGGCCACCGCTCCGACGACCCGCTGGGGGCCGGGTCCGCCGGAGACGCCGCCGCGGCCCGCACCGCGCTGCAGAAGTCCGGGCTCACGCTGCCGGTCACCGTGCGGGTGGCCTACCGGTCGACCCCCACCGCCGACAAGGCGATGGCCGCGCTGAGCAACGGCTGGCAGGATGCCGGCTTCTCCGTCAAGCTCCAGCCCATCGCCAAGAACTACTTCGAGACGATCTCCGCACCCGCCCAGCTCGCGAAGACGGACGTGTTCTGGGCGAACTGGGCACCTGCCTGGCCCTCGGCGTCCACCGTGATCCCCCCGTTGTTCGACAGCCGCCTCAACCTCACCGGCAGCGGCACCGGGCGGGACTTCGGCGGCTTCACCGATGCCAAGGTCAACGCGACAATCACCCATATCCAGTCCCTCCCCAGCCTCGACGACCAGGCGCCCGCGTGGGCGGACCTCGACGCGTCGCTCGCCCGGCGCGCCGTGTTCGTCGCGCTCGCCCAACACAAGTCGCTCTACGTCGCGGGCAGCGCCGTGACGCGCTTTGGCGCCAACGAGGCGTTGGGCGGGTTCGTCGACCTCGCGGCGATCGGGGTCGGGTGA
- the typA gene encoding translational GTPase TypA: MPMKTRGDIRNVAIVAHVDHGKTTLVDKMLWQAGAFGEHQHVDERAMDSGDLEREKGITILAKNTAIHYAGKAAAEAGLPDGATINIIDTPGHADFGGEVERGLSMVDGVVLLVDASEGPLPQTRFVLRKALAAKMPVVLCINKVDRPDSRIAEVVDEVYELFMDLDADEHQIEFPIVYASAKNGRASMNRPENGGLPDAEDLEALFETILSTIPAPVYDDEAPLQAHVTNLDASNFLGRLALLRVHNGTIRKGQHVAWCKVDGTVERVKITELLMTEALERKPAESAGPGDIIAIAGIPEIMIGETLADAENPIPLPVITVDEPAISMTIGTNTSPMVGRVRGSKVTARMVKDRLDKELVGNVSLRVLTTERPDAWEVQGRGELALAILVEQMKREGYELTVGKPQVVTREVDGKTHEPVERLTIDTPEEFLGPITQILAARKGRMEQMTNHGTGWIRMEFLVPSRGLIGFRTEFLTETRGTGIAHHVFEDYEPWYGTITTRTSGSLVSDRTGVVTAYAMVNLQERGTLFVEPTTEVYEGMIIGENSRADDMDVNITKEKKLTNVRASSSDNFEKIVPPRKLSLEQSLEFCREDECVEVTPEAVRIRKVELDQTLRARAASRARNA, encoded by the coding sequence ATGCCTATGAAGACCCGCGGTGACATCCGCAATGTCGCCATCGTTGCCCACGTCGACCACGGAAAGACCACGCTGGTCGACAAGATGCTCTGGCAGGCCGGTGCGTTCGGCGAGCACCAGCACGTCGACGAGCGGGCGATGGACTCCGGTGACCTGGAGCGCGAGAAGGGGATCACGATCCTCGCGAAGAACACCGCGATCCACTACGCCGGGAAGGCGGCCGCCGAGGCGGGTCTGCCCGACGGGGCGACGATCAACATCATCGACACCCCCGGTCACGCCGACTTCGGTGGCGAGGTCGAGCGCGGCCTGAGCATGGTCGACGGTGTCGTCCTGCTGGTGGACGCGTCCGAGGGCCCGCTCCCGCAGACCCGGTTCGTGCTGCGCAAGGCGCTCGCGGCCAAGATGCCGGTCGTGCTGTGCATCAACAAGGTCGACCGTCCTGACAGCCGCATCGCCGAGGTCGTCGACGAGGTCTACGAGCTCTTCATGGACCTCGACGCCGACGAGCACCAGATCGAGTTCCCGATCGTGTACGCCTCGGCCAAGAACGGCCGCGCGTCGATGAACCGCCCCGAGAACGGCGGCCTGCCGGACGCCGAGGACCTCGAGGCGCTCTTCGAGACGATCCTGTCGACGATCCCCGCGCCGGTCTACGACGACGAGGCCCCGCTGCAGGCCCACGTCACCAACCTCGACGCCTCCAACTTCCTCGGCCGCCTGGCCCTCCTGCGCGTGCACAACGGCACGATCCGCAAGGGCCAGCACGTCGCCTGGTGCAAGGTCGACGGCACCGTCGAGCGCGTCAAGATCACCGAGCTGCTGATGACCGAGGCGCTCGAGCGCAAGCCCGCCGAGTCGGCCGGCCCCGGCGACATCATCGCCATCGCCGGCATCCCCGAGATCATGATCGGCGAGACCTTGGCCGACGCCGAGAACCCGATCCCGCTGCCCGTCATCACCGTCGACGAGCCGGCCATCTCCATGACCATCGGCACGAACACCAGCCCCATGGTGGGTCGCGTGCGTGGCTCGAAGGTCACCGCCCGCATGGTCAAGGACCGCCTCGACAAGGAGCTCGTCGGCAACGTCTCGCTCCGCGTGCTGACCACCGAGCGCCCGGACGCCTGGGAGGTCCAGGGCCGTGGTGAGCTGGCGCTCGCGATCCTCGTCGAGCAGATGAAGCGCGAGGGCTACGAGCTCACCGTCGGCAAGCCGCAGGTCGTCACGCGTGAGGTCGACGGCAAGACCCACGAGCCCGTCGAGCGGCTCACCATCGACACCCCCGAGGAGTTCCTCGGCCCGATCACCCAGATCCTCGCGGCTCGCAAGGGCCGGATGGAGCAGATGACCAACCACGGCACCGGGTGGATCCGGATGGAGTTCCTCGTGCCCTCGCGCGGTCTCATCGGCTTCCGCACCGAGTTCCTCACCGAGACCCGCGGCACCGGCATCGCCCACCACGTGTTCGAGGACTACGAGCCCTGGTACGGCACCATCACCACCCGGACCAGCGGCTCGCTCGTGTCCGACCGCACCGGGGTCGTCACGGCATACGCCATGGTCAACCTCCAGGAGCGCGGCACGCTGTTCGTCGAGCCCACCACCGAGGTCTACGAGGGCATGATCATCGGCGAGAACTCCCGCGCCGACGACATGGACGTCAACATCACCAAGGAGAAGAAGCTCACCAACGTGCGCGCCTCCTCCTCCGACAACTTCGAGAAGATCGTGCCTCCTCGCAAGCTCAGCCTCGAGCAGTCCCTCGAGTTCTGCCGCGAGGACGAGTGCGTCGAGGTGACCCCGGAGGCCGTGCGCATCCGCAAGGTCGAGCTCGACCAGACCCTGCGCGCCCGCGCGGCTTCTCGGGCGCGCAACGCCTGA
- a CDS encoding (deoxy)nucleoside triphosphate pyrophosphohydrolase — translation MTTPDPDAHQHGPRAARTAVVGAAIVDDLVRPTRLLAARRTEPPALSGGWEFPGGKVDPGETEQEALHRELREELGVEVVLGASLPGPLAGDRWPLGDRYAMTVRWAVVTDGEPAPLEDHDELRWLSLNDLYAVPWLPADLPIVDLVATHLT, via the coding sequence GTGACAACCCCTGATCCCGACGCACACCAGCACGGTCCACGAGCCGCGCGGACGGCGGTGGTCGGCGCCGCGATCGTCGACGACCTCGTGCGCCCGACACGGCTGCTGGCCGCGCGCCGGACCGAGCCCCCCGCGCTGTCGGGCGGGTGGGAGTTCCCGGGCGGCAAGGTGGACCCGGGCGAGACGGAGCAGGAGGCGCTGCACCGTGAGCTGCGCGAGGAGCTGGGTGTGGAGGTGGTGCTCGGAGCGAGCCTTCCCGGCCCCCTGGCGGGTGACCGCTGGCCGCTGGGGGACCGGTACGCCATGACGGTCCGCTGGGCGGTGGTCACCGACGGCGAGCCCGCGCCGCTCGAGGACCACGACGAGCTGCGCTGGCTGTCGCTGAACGACCTGTATGCCGTGCCGTGGCTGCCGGCCGATCTGCCCATCGTCGACCTGGTGGCCACGCACCTCACCTGA
- a CDS encoding ABC transporter permease: MSAPLEFEPGASIAEPEAVLVGERRIEGRSLGQIAWSRLKRDKVAITGFFFLIFLILVAIFAPLITHFLGGDPNAFHQDLIDTAGGTLGPKGAYGGISGAHPLGIEPVNGRDIFARIVYGSRISLLIAFLATLLSVVIGTTMGIIAGFFGGWVDAIIGRTMDIFLAFPLLVFAIALVGVIPDQAFGLSGLALRITLLVFIIGFFNWPYIGRIVRGQTLSLREREFVDAARSLGARSPSILRSELLPNLIAPILVYSTLLIPTNILFEAALSFLGVGVQPPTASWGGMLSEAVNFYTMPYFMVWPGLAIFLTVMAFNLFGDGLRDALDPRAR, encoded by the coding sequence GTGAGCGCTCCGCTCGAGTTCGAGCCGGGGGCCAGCATCGCTGAGCCCGAAGCGGTTCTCGTCGGTGAGCGACGGATCGAAGGGCGTTCGCTCGGCCAGATCGCGTGGTCCCGGCTCAAGCGGGACAAGGTCGCGATCACCGGCTTCTTCTTCCTCATCTTCCTGATCCTCGTCGCCATCTTCGCGCCGCTGATCACGCATTTTCTCGGGGGTGACCCGAACGCGTTCCATCAGGACCTCATCGACACCGCCGGTGGCACGCTCGGGCCCAAGGGCGCCTACGGAGGCATCAGCGGGGCCCACCCCCTGGGCATCGAGCCCGTCAACGGTCGCGACATCTTCGCGCGCATCGTCTACGGATCCAGGATCTCCCTGCTCATCGCCTTCCTCGCCACGCTGCTGTCGGTCGTCATCGGCACCACGATGGGCATCATCGCTGGCTTCTTCGGCGGCTGGGTCGACGCCATCATCGGCCGCACCATGGACATCTTCCTGGCGTTCCCGCTGCTGGTGTTCGCGATCGCCCTCGTCGGCGTGATCCCGGACCAGGCGTTCGGCCTGAGTGGCCTCGCGCTGCGCATCACCCTGCTGGTGTTCATCATCGGGTTCTTCAACTGGCCCTACATCGGCCGAATCGTCCGCGGACAGACGCTGTCGCTGCGCGAGCGAGAGTTCGTCGACGCCGCGCGCAGCCTGGGCGCGCGAAGCCCGAGCATCCTGCGCTCGGAGCTGCTGCCCAACCTGATCGCGCCGATCCTCGTCTACTCGACCCTGCTGATCCCGACCAACATCCTGTTCGAGGCGGCCCTGTCGTTCCTCGGTGTCGGCGTCCAGCCGCCCACCGCGTCGTGGGGCGGCATGCTCAGCGAGGCCGTGAACTTCTACACCATGCCGTACTTCATGGTGTGGCCCGGGCTGGCGATCTTCCTGACCGTCATGGCCTTCAATCTGTTCGGCGACGGGTTGCGCGATGCACTCGATCCCCGAGCACGCTAG
- a CDS encoding ABC transporter substrate-binding protein — translation MGVTSMIAVAALGLSACAGSSSNPGTGGSSSSGGTTKASFNAALNAVYNPSTKTGGTLKFADDAQPDSTDPGDTYYGYMWDFIRLYGRSLTMFKVVPGQASSELVGDLAVGKGTSPDSGKTWTYKLRSGLKFEDGTPITSKDVKYAVERQYDKTVFPDGPTYLNDMLNWPAGYKGVYQSKGVNTDSAITTPDDLTITFHLKTAFSGFDYVAMTPQVMPVEQAKDTGAKYKEHPISSGPYMFKEGSYVEGKGYTLVRNPNWSKATDPNRPALVDEIDMQFNQNAEDIDNRIIAGDLDVHVTGTGVTSATQSRVLTTPDLKARADNPTIARLWYVSIPSTVKPFDNKDCRIAVQYAMDRTSYQTAYGGQFTGGQLATTLLPPIIPGYQKFDLYPTPDNKGDVTKAKAALAKCGKPNGFTTNMGYRAERPKEKAVAEAFQQALAKVGITVNLKGYPKKDYFSTYCGNPPYVVKNDLGLCVNGWGADWNDGYGFLAQIVDSRVIRDTGGSSNISVRNPAVDKLLDQAQNELDVTKRNAIWGQIDKLVMEDATVYPGVYANALLLRGKNLTNVFINQQFGYYDYVALGKSS, via the coding sequence ATGGGCGTCACCAGCATGATCGCTGTGGCCGCCCTCGGCTTGAGCGCGTGCGCGGGAAGCTCCAGCAACCCGGGCACAGGTGGCTCCTCCTCGAGCGGCGGCACCACCAAGGCCTCGTTCAACGCCGCGCTCAACGCTGTCTACAACCCGTCCACGAAGACGGGGGGCACGCTGAAGTTCGCGGACGACGCGCAGCCCGACAGCACCGACCCTGGTGACACCTACTACGGGTACATGTGGGACTTCATCCGGCTGTACGGCCGGTCCCTCACGATGTTCAAGGTGGTGCCCGGCCAGGCGAGCTCTGAGCTGGTCGGCGACCTGGCCGTGGGCAAGGGCACCTCGCCCGACAGCGGCAAGACCTGGACCTACAAGCTGCGCTCGGGCCTGAAGTTCGAGGACGGCACCCCGATCACGTCCAAGGACGTGAAGTATGCCGTCGAGCGCCAGTACGACAAGACGGTCTTCCCCGATGGGCCGACCTACCTCAACGACATGCTCAACTGGCCGGCCGGCTACAAGGGCGTCTACCAGTCCAAGGGTGTGAACACCGACTCGGCGATCACCACGCCCGACGACCTGACGATCACCTTCCACCTCAAGACGGCGTTCTCCGGCTTCGACTACGTCGCCATGACGCCTCAGGTGATGCCTGTGGAGCAGGCGAAGGACACGGGTGCGAAGTACAAGGAGCACCCGATCTCCTCCGGTCCGTACATGTTCAAGGAGGGCTCCTACGTCGAGGGCAAGGGCTACACGCTGGTCCGCAACCCGAACTGGAGCAAGGCGACCGACCCGAACCGCCCGGCGCTCGTCGACGAGATCGACATGCAGTTCAACCAGAACGCCGAGGACATCGACAACCGGATCATCGCCGGCGACCTCGACGTGCACGTGACCGGAACGGGTGTCACCTCGGCCACGCAGAGCCGGGTCCTCACGACGCCTGACCTCAAGGCCCGCGCGGACAACCCGACCATCGCGCGCCTGTGGTACGTCTCGATCCCCAGCACGGTCAAGCCGTTCGACAACAAGGACTGCCGCATCGCCGTCCAGTACGCGATGGACCGCACGTCGTACCAGACCGCCTACGGTGGCCAGTTCACCGGTGGCCAGCTGGCGACCACGCTGCTGCCCCCGATCATCCCGGGTTACCAGAAGTTCGACCTCTACCCGACCCCGGACAACAAGGGTGACGTGACGAAGGCCAAGGCCGCGCTCGCCAAGTGCGGCAAGCCGAACGGCTTCACGACCAACATGGGCTACCGCGCCGAGCGGCCGAAGGAGAAGGCTGTCGCCGAGGCCTTCCAGCAGGCGCTTGCCAAGGTCGGCATCACGGTCAACCTCAAGGGCTACCCGAAGAAGGACTACTTCTCGACCTACTGCGGCAACCCGCCGTACGTCGTGAAGAACGACCTCGGTCTGTGCGTCAACGGCTGGGGCGCCGACTGGAACGACGGTTACGGCTTCCTCGCCCAGATCGTCGACTCTCGGGTCATCCGGGACACGGGCGGCTCGTCCAACATCTCGGTGCGCAACCCTGCGGTGGACAAGCTGCTCGACCAGGCTCAGAACGAGCTGGACGTCACCAAGCGCAACGCCATCTGGGGCCAGATCGACAAGCTGGTCATGGAGGACGCCACGGTCTACCCGGGCGTCTACGCCAACGCACTCCTGTTGCGCGGCAAGAACCTGACCAACGTGTTCATCAACCAGCAGTTCGGCTACTACGACTACGTGGCCCTCGGCAAGTCGTCCTAG
- a CDS encoding ABC transporter permease yields the protein MITYIIRRLLAAIGLLMVVTIITFAIFYLLPRLAGASAETLAARYVGRSATAQTVHLMAQNLGFYDPIWVQYWHWLRGIFTGVDYNIGTGIDHCPAPCLGYSFQTKSPVLPDILRVTPVTFSLAIGAAVIWLVVGVATGVLSALRRGTFFDRFAMTISLAGVSLPIYWTGLMVLAFFAYQWGLIPPGGSYTPITQNPLLWASDLLAPWITLAFLFSAQYARLTRAGMLETMNEDYVRTARAKGLSERTVVLKHGLRAALTPILTIFGLDLGLLLGGAVLTETAFNLDGLGHYAILAIGDEDLPRILGVVLVASVFVVLANLIVDLLYAVVDPRVRVQ from the coding sequence GTGATCACCTACATCATCCGGCGACTGCTGGCCGCGATCGGCCTGCTGATGGTCGTCACGATCATCACGTTCGCGATCTTCTACCTCCTGCCCCGGCTTGCCGGCGCCTCGGCGGAGACCCTGGCGGCCCGCTACGTCGGACGGTCCGCCACCGCCCAGACGGTGCACCTCATGGCGCAGAACCTTGGCTTCTACGACCCGATCTGGGTCCAGTACTGGCACTGGCTGCGCGGCATCTTCACGGGCGTCGACTACAACATCGGCACCGGCATCGACCACTGCCCGGCTCCGTGCCTGGGCTACTCCTTCCAGACCAAGAGCCCGGTGCTGCCCGACATCCTGCGGGTGACCCCGGTGACGTTCTCGCTGGCCATTGGTGCCGCCGTCATCTGGTTGGTCGTCGGAGTGGCTACCGGTGTTCTCTCGGCCCTGCGCCGAGGGACCTTCTTCGACCGTTTCGCCATGACGATCTCCCTCGCCGGCGTCTCGCTCCCCATCTACTGGACCGGCCTGATGGTGCTGGCCTTCTTCGCCTACCAATGGGGCCTCATCCCGCCGGGCGGCAGCTACACGCCGATCACCCAGAACCCCCTGCTGTGGGCCAGTGACCTCTTGGCACCGTGGATCACCCTGGCGTTCCTCTTCTCTGCCCAGTACGCGCGCCTGACCCGCGCGGGCATGCTCGAGACCATGAACGAGGACTACGTGCGCACGGCGCGCGCCAAGGGGCTCTCGGAGCGCACCGTGGTCCTCAAGCACGGGCTCCGTGCGGCGCTGACCCCCATCCTGACCATCTTCGGGCTCGACCTGGGCCTGCTGCTCGGCGGTGCGGTACTCACCGAGACCGCCTTCAACCTCGATGGCCTGGGTCACTACGCGATCCTCGCGATCGGTGATGAGGACCTACCGCGCATCCTGGGCGTCGTCCTCGTCGCCTCGGTGTTCGTGGTCCTCGCGAACCTGATCGTTGACCTGTTGTATGCCGTCGTCGACCCGAGAGTGCGTGTCCAGTGA
- a CDS encoding ABC transporter ATP-binding protein — translation MSEPFLDVRDLRVAFQTMDGLVKSVDGLSFQLQRGKTLGIVGESGSGKSVTSLSIMGLHHGDNARITGEILLDGTDLVGATPEQVRSLRGKKMAMIFQDPLSAMHPFYTVGHQIVEAYRVHNDVSKSVARKHAIDMLDRVGIPQPNSRVDDYPHQFSGGMRQRAMIAMALSCDPDLLIADEPTTALDVTVQAQILDLIRDLQKEFNSAVIIITHDLGVVAELADDILVMYAGRSMEYASGHEVFERPQHPYTWGLLGSMPRMDRERTERLIPIKGSPPSLINVPSGCPFHPRCAFEGRTNGLARTERPPFEEVLPGHFVACHLTDEERRQIWESEIRPKL, via the coding sequence GTGAGCGAACCCTTCCTCGACGTGCGGGACCTGCGCGTCGCCTTCCAGACCATGGACGGACTGGTCAAGTCCGTCGACGGACTGTCCTTCCAGCTCCAGCGCGGCAAGACCCTCGGCATCGTCGGCGAGTCCGGCTCGGGCAAGAGCGTGACGAGCCTGTCCATCATGGGTCTGCACCACGGTGACAACGCCCGCATCACGGGCGAGATCCTGCTCGATGGGACCGACCTCGTCGGTGCCACTCCCGAGCAGGTCCGGTCGCTGCGCGGCAAGAAGATGGCGATGATCTTCCAGGACCCGCTGTCCGCGATGCACCCCTTCTACACCGTCGGCCATCAGATCGTCGAGGCCTACCGGGTGCACAACGACGTCTCCAAGTCGGTGGCCCGAAAGCACGCGATCGACATGCTCGACCGCGTCGGCATCCCTCAGCCGAACTCGCGGGTCGACGACTACCCGCACCAGTTCTCCGGCGGGATGCGGCAACGAGCGATGATCGCGATGGCGCTGTCCTGCGACCCCGACCTGCTGATCGCCGACGAGCCGACGACCGCCCTCGACGTCACGGTCCAGGCGCAGATCCTCGACCTGATCAGGGACCTGCAGAAGGAGTTCAACTCCGCGGTCATCATCATCACGCACGACCTCGGCGTCGTCGCCGAGCTGGCCGACGACATCCTGGTCATGTATGCCGGCCGGTCCATGGAGTACGCCTCCGGCCACGAGGTCTTCGAGCGTCCCCAGCACCCCTACACCTGGGGCCTGCTGGGCTCGATGCCCCGGATGGACCGAGAGCGCACCGAGCGCCTGATCCCCATCAAGGGCTCGCCCCCGAGCCTGATCAACGTGCCCAGCGGCTGCCCGTTCCACCCCCGCTGCGCCTTCGAGGGCCGGACCAACGGACTGGCTCGCACCGAGCGTCCTCCGTTCGAGGAGGTGCTGCCCGGCCACTTCGTCGCGTGCCACCTGACCGACGAGGAACGCCGCCAGATCTGGGAGTCTGAGATCCGGCCGAAGCTGTGA
- a CDS encoding ABC transporter ATP-binding protein, whose protein sequence is MTGLTKHFPIRRGLLQRQVGAVQAVDGLTFDVARGETLSLVGESGCGKTTTGRMLTRLIEPTGGRILFEDRDITHLSTADMRPLRRDVQMIFQDPYGSLNPRHTVGTIVGAPFRIQKVKTEHGTKRAVQDLLELVGLNPEHYNRYPHEFSGGQRQRIGIARSLALRPKLIVADEPVSALDVSIQAQVINLLEDLQNEFGLTYVVIAHDLSVVRHMSDRVAVMYLGKMVELADRDELYSRPMHPYTTALMSAVPIPDTGRRTSRERIRLTGDVPSPINPPPACRFHTRCWKAQEVCKTQEPPLVELAPGHRVACHFPENATTPAATTPAATAPQ, encoded by the coding sequence GTGACCGGCCTGACCAAGCACTTCCCGATCCGGCGTGGCCTGCTGCAGCGCCAGGTCGGCGCCGTGCAGGCGGTGGACGGGCTGACCTTCGACGTCGCCCGGGGCGAGACGCTGTCGCTGGTCGGCGAGTCCGGCTGTGGAAAGACCACCACCGGCCGCATGCTGACCCGGCTCATCGAGCCCACCGGCGGACGCATCCTCTTCGAGGACCGGGACATCACGCACCTGTCGACCGCAGACATGCGACCACTGCGCCGAGACGTGCAGATGATCTTCCAGGACCCGTACGGCTCCCTGAACCCGCGGCATACGGTCGGCACGATCGTCGGCGCCCCGTTCCGCATCCAGAAGGTCAAGACCGAGCACGGCACCAAGCGCGCGGTCCAGGACCTGCTCGAGCTGGTCGGGCTCAACCCCGAGCACTACAACCGCTACCCGCACGAGTTCTCCGGCGGTCAGCGGCAACGCATCGGCATCGCTCGCTCGCTCGCTCTGCGACCCAAGCTCATCGTGGCGGACGAGCCGGTGTCGGCCCTCGACGTGTCGATCCAGGCCCAGGTGATCAACCTGCTCGAGGACCTCCAGAACGAGTTCGGCCTCACCTATGTCGTCATCGCCCACGACCTGTCGGTCGTGCGCCACATGTCGGACCGGGTGGCCGTGATGTACCTCGGGAAGATGGTCGAGCTCGCCGACCGCGACGAGCTCTACAGCCGTCCGATGCACCCGTACACGACCGCGCTGATGTCCGCCGTGCCGATCCCCGACACCGGTCGCCGGACCAGCCGCGAGCGCATCCGGCTCACCGGTGACGTCCCCAGCCCGATCAACCCGCCCCCGGCCTGCCGCTTCCACACGCGCTGCTGGAAGGCCCAGGAGGTCTGCAAGACCCAGGAGCCGCCGCTGGTCGAGCTCGCCCCCGGGCACCGGGTGGCCTGCCACTTCCCCGAGAACGCCACCACGCCGGCCGCCACCACGCCGGCGGCCACCGCCCCCCAGTGA
- a CDS encoding 4a-hydroxytetrahydrobiopterin dehydratase — protein sequence MPRLLTDEEIERQLDDLPDWAREGDTLSATLDAPDFPAAIRLVDEVAVEAQEMDHHPDIDIRWRTTRWVLSTHSEGGLTQLDIELAHRISQAAARLGAVRHG from the coding sequence ATGCCCAGGCTGCTGACCGACGAGGAGATCGAGCGACAGCTCGACGATCTGCCCGACTGGGCGCGGGAGGGCGACACGTTGTCCGCCACCCTGGACGCACCAGACTTCCCGGCCGCGATCCGGCTCGTCGACGAGGTCGCAGTGGAGGCCCAGGAGATGGACCACCACCCCGACATCGACATCCGCTGGCGCACCACGCGCTGGGTGCTGTCGACCCACTCCGAGGGCGGGCTGACCCAGCTCGACATCGAGCTCGCCCACCGCATCTCGCAGGCGGCTGCACGGCTCGGGGCGGTTCGTCATGGCTGA